The Salinivibrio kushneri genomic interval TGGTGGCGATGCTGTCACCCAATTTAACGTCGGCAAGATCAAGCTCGCCGCTGTCGATGGTCAAGATAACGTCTTGTCCTCGACGGCTTAGGGTTTGCACGCGCCCCATCGCTTCAATAATGCCAGTAAACATCGTCTTTAATACTCTTGCGTGGTCACAGCATGCTCAGAGAGCATGGCGGTTAAGCGAACATCGTCACCGATCACCTTCACCTGATTAAACTGGAAACGCGGTGCATCGTCCATCCGTTGCATCCCGTCTAACGCAACCAAGGGGCGACTATCGCCCCCTAACAACATTGGCGCTTGGTAAACGATCAGCTCATCAACTAACGATTCAGTGAGCAACTGAGCCGCCAGCCTCGCGCCCGCTTCTACCCATATTTTGTCAATATCATGTTCGGCCAGGGCGCGCAGAATGGCAGACAATGACGCACCTGGCATCACCCACTCTTGAACGTTATCCGGCCACACCTGGTTACTCGGCGTATCAACAACACGGATCACATCGCCCTCTAGTTGATAAACAGCCGCATCAGGAGAGGTTTTATTGTCTTTATCCAAAATTACCCGTGTGGGCTGACGCAAGGATGGCTGCGGGTAGGTATCGAGGATGTCAGCGGGAAGCTGACCATTGCGAATATTCAAGCTAGGGTTATCGGCAAGCACCGTGGCACTGGTTGATAAAATGGCGCTGGCTTGCGCGCGAAATGCTTGCACATCGGCACGCGCGGGCTCACCGGTAATCCATTTACTTTGCCCATTCGCCAATGCCGTGCGCCCATCAAGGCTTCCCGCCAGTTTAAGCTGCACATACGGCATTTTAGTTTGCATACGTTTGATAAAACCAAGGTTCAGCGCTTTTGCCTGTTCAAGCATCACGCCCACAACTACCTCAATGCCTGCTTCTTGTAACCGTGCGATACCACGTCCGGCCACTTTAGGGTTTGGGTCTTGCATCGCGCACACCACGCGGCTGACGTTGGCAGCAATCAACGCATCGCAACACGGCGGCGTGCGACCATAATGAGAACAAGGCTCTAAGGTGACGTAAGCTGTCGCGCCTTGTGCGCGTGCTCCCGCAGCCTTTAATGCATGCACTTCAGCGTGCGGGCCGCCGGGGGCGATATGAAACCCTTCACCGACCACTTCGTCGCCCTGTGCAATCACACAACCAACATTGGGGTTAGGCGTGGTGGTATAGCGACCTTGGGCTGCGAGCGCTAACGCGCGCATCATCATGGTTTTATCGCGTTCGCTTTGACTCATTTTTGCAACCGTGCGATTTCTTCGCCAAATTCACGAATGTCTTCAAAACTATGGTATACAGAGGCAAAGCGAATATAAGCCACTTTATCTAGCTCCTTGAGCGC includes:
- the ribD gene encoding bifunctional diaminohydroxyphosphoribosylaminopyrimidine deaminase/5-amino-6-(5-phosphoribosylamino)uracil reductase RibD; translation: MSQSERDKTMMMRALALAAQGRYTTTPNPNVGCVIAQGDEVVGEGFHIAPGGPHAEVHALKAAGARAQGATAYVTLEPCSHYGRTPPCCDALIAANVSRVVCAMQDPNPKVAGRGIARLQEAGIEVVVGVMLEQAKALNLGFIKRMQTKMPYVQLKLAGSLDGRTALANGQSKWITGEPARADVQAFRAQASAILSTSATVLADNPSLNIRNGQLPADILDTYPQPSLRQPTRVILDKDNKTSPDAAVYQLEGDVIRVVDTPSNQVWPDNVQEWVMPGASLSAILRALAEHDIDKIWVEAGARLAAQLLTESLVDELIVYQAPMLLGGDSRPLVALDGMQRMDDAPRFQFNQVKVIGDDVRLTAMLSEHAVTTQEY